The proteins below come from a single Aegilops tauschii subsp. strangulata cultivar AL8/78 chromosome 6, Aet v6.0, whole genome shotgun sequence genomic window:
- the LOC109759321 gene encoding uncharacterized protein — protein MAPPLFSPLASAASSPPPRRRPPPSSSPLCPSSSHGSSGQCRGAADGGLSGWAMAAAAMHKLASPWRRSRAAPAPRHPLLPSSAGGLRGHHLGRCCLFRPAGGARGEQQQRGQATSGRVCGGAHIRSFLNPMVSIEPQRGSELEMRWGQKILLGWFQGREGKDFLLSAGGERAEIRETKQPEEPENTTHVLCTGHIPHSFCEDHMQGFF, from the exons ATGGCGCCGCCCCTCTTCTCCCCACTCGCCTCGGCCGCGTCTTCTCCTCCCCCGCGTCGTcggccccctccctcctcctcccccctctgTCCTTCGTCATCACACGGGTCTTCCGGCCAGTGCCGGGGTGCAGCTGACGGCGGCCTCAGCGGGTGGGCGATGGCGGCCGCAGCTATGCACAAGCTCGCATCGCCCTGGCGCCGATCTCGCGCGGCTCCTGCGCCTCGCCACCCTCTTCTCCCCAGCTCAGCAGGAGGTTTGCGAGGCCACCACTTGGGCCGCTGCTGCCTCTTCCGCCCAGCAGGAGGAGCACGAGGTGAGCAGCAACAACGGGGACAGGCGACCTCGGGGAGAGTTTGCGGAGGGGCGCATATCAGA TCCTTTCTGAATCCGATGGTGTCAATCGAGCCACAGAGAGGAAGTGAGTTGGAGATGAGATGGGGACAGAAGATCCTTCTCGGCTGGTTCCAAGGCCGTGAGGGGAAGGACTTCCTGTTGT CCGCCGGAGGGGAAAGAGCAGAGATCCGAGAGACGAAGCAACCAGAGGAGCCGGAGAACACGACCCATGTCCTATGTACCGGCCACATCCCCCACAGCTTCTGCGAGGACCATATGCAAG GTTTCTTTTAG